The following nucleotide sequence is from uncultured Roseateles sp..
CCGAGCCCTTGATGCGGTTGTAGCCCAGTTGCAGGGCGGCGCTGCCCAGCAGCTCGGCCATCTTCTCCTGCTCGGCCTGGGCGGCGTAGTTGCCTGCCAGCATGGCCAGCGTGTCGATGCTGTAGAGATGGGCCTGTGCTGTGCCAGGCACGGCCCGGCACTCGAAGTCGCGCCCACCCTCCAGGCCCAGGGTGCCCAGTTCGCCTCGCGCCCAGTCACCCATGATCAGCATGGCCGAGCGGCCGGCTGCGAAGTCGGCCACCAGTTCGGTCCAGGGCCGCTCGCCGGGGCCGGCCGGATGTGCGGGCTGTGGCGCCCCCGTGGAGGGCAGTGGCACGGCGAGGTTGCGCCAGTCTCGCAGGCGCTTGAAGGCGCGTGCCAGGGCCGGGTCATCGAAGGCCTGCAGATCGCTTTGCACCACCATGCGCCGGTACAGCGCAGGCCCGGCCTCGCCCAGCAGCAGGGTCTCGAACACGGTGGCTACCTGCCAGGGCTCGTCGCTGAAGGCCACCGGCGTCACACCGGCCGCACGCAGGGCCTGCGCTGCGTGCTCGACGCCGTCCCAGTCGGTGGGCAACTCGATCCGGTGCTGGCGAAACACGGCCTTGTTGAGGTAGAGGTTGTTGATGCGGTGAATGCCCAGCGGCGCGGCCACCACATGCTCGCGCACGGTCAGGTGCGCCATCACCTGCGGGAACAGGATGCGCGCCCAGTTGCGCTTCTGTGCCACGCTGTCCAACTCCAGCAGCAGGCCCATCTCGGCCCATTCGCTCATGGCCTGGCCGTTCAGCTGGGCCACCTGGGGCGCCCGGCCGCGCAGGGTGCGCTCATTCAGCACCTTGACCGCCGCGCCACCACCGCCGCCGGCCACGGCACCGTCGACCCAACGCAGGCCCAGTTCGGCCATGCGCGCGGCGACATGGTCGGCGGCCGCGCGTTCGCTGGACGAGGTCCACCAATGCAGGACGTTGAGCTCGCTGGCGCCATCCACCGCCAGCGGCGGTGCGGCCTGACCCGTGGCTGATGCCATCAGGGCGATCGGAAGCAGGGCGCAGTTCAGCATGCGATGCATCTTGCCGTGCGCCCTGGATACGTCGACCCAAGATTTGTTGGACTTCGGTGAGGTTGTGTAAGTCACGGGAGGTGGCCGTAGCCGCTGTTGTGACAATTCTCCGAGGGCATGGCCCGGCTTGGCGATTGGTGGTTTCGCTGGACCTTGCCGCCGATCCACACGCTCTCCCATGAGGGTGGCCCTGCAGGGTGACGTTAAAAAACGTAACACGACGCCTCTGCGCCACAGTTTCGCGCTGGCGCCGCGCCGGCACGTGCTTTGATGCAGGCCTTGCCCGTCGTGCCGGCGATTGCCCGCTACGGGGTGCTGCATGCTCCAGGTCCGCGCAGCCTGGCCGCGTGGCTGACCTGACGGTTTCTGCGCCTGTTTGTGTTACACGGCGGGCATGGCTATGGTGCGACCCATGCCGGCCCGCTTCCAGCCCGCCGCCAGTCCCAGCCAACGTGCCATCACGGAGACGATAGATCTTGAGCCGAACAACCAAGTTCCACGCACTGCGCCTGCTCGCCATGAGCCTGCTGTGCATCGGCGCCGCCGCCCGGGCGGGCACGCTGACCATCGAGAGCTGGCGCATCGACGACAAGACGCTTTGGGAGGAGGTGCTGATTCCGGCCTTCCAGAAGAAGAATCCCGGCGTGACCGTCAGGTTCGCCCCCACGGCACCTACCGAATACGACTCCACCATCAATGCGCGCCTGACCGGCGGAACCGCAGGCGACATGATCACCTGCCGGCCCTTCGACGTCTCGATGGGGCTGTACAAGAAGGGACAGCTTGAGCGGCTGGATGGCAAGGCACCGCTGGACGCCTTCCCGGCCTCGGCCAAGCTGGCCTGGCAGACCGATGACGGCAAGGAAAGCTACTGCATGCCGATGGCCTCGGTGATGCACGGTTTCTTCTACAACAAAAAGATCTTCAGCGAGCTGAACCTGCAGCCGCCGGTCACCGAGGCCGACTTCTTCAAGGTGCTGGCGGCGGTCAAGGCTCAAGGCAAATACACGCCGCTGGCGCTGGGCCTGGCCGACCAATGGGAGACCCACCAGATCATCTTCACCAGTCTGGGGGCCGCCTATTGGCACGGCGAGGAGGGCCGCAAGGGCCTGATCAGCGGCAAGAAGAAAATCACCGACCCCGAGTTCGTGGCGGCCTGGGAGGTGATGGCCCGGCTGCAGCCCTACCTGGGCAAGGGTGCGTCGGCGCAAACCTATGCCGACTCGCAAAGCCTGTTCGGCCTGGGCCGGGCAGCCATCTATCCCGCCGGCTCCTGGGACATCGCCCAGTTCCGTGGCCAGGGCCTGGACTTCGGCGCCTTTGCGCCACCGGTGCCCAAGGCCGGAGACAAATGCCAGATTTCAGACCATACCGATATCGGCATCGGCGTGAACCCCAAGTCCCGGAACAAGGACGATGCCTACAAGCTGCTGGCCTGGATCGCCTCGCAGGAGTTCGCCGACCTGTACACCAACAAGGTCATCGGCTTCTTCAGCCTGTCCAACCACCTGGTGGCGGTGATGGATCCGGTGGCCAAGCAGATGATGGACTGGCGCAAGAGCTGCGCCTCCACCATCCGGCTGAATGCCCAGGTGCTGAACCGCGGCCGTGCCTCGCTGGAGGCCGATTTCTGGACCGTCGACAGCCAGGTCATCGCCGGCAAGATGACGCCCAGGGCAGCGGCCGAGAAGATCCAGTCCAGCCTGAGCAAGCCGGCGCCGTGACACCCGGCGGCGCGTGAGCGCCGCGCCTCCAACAGAGTCCTACTGCGGGTGCCTTCGGCGTTCGGTCGGTTGTTTATGAAGCAAAAATATTCCTGGCATGTGGTGATGTTCGTGGCGCCGGCGCTGCTGGTCTACGGCCTGTTCAGCGCCTATCCCCTGCTGGACACGCTACGCCTGGCCTTTTACGTCAGCACCCCCGACGGTGGCCGCCACTTCGGCGGCTTTGCCAACTTCCTGTACCTGGTCCGTGACCCTGAGTGGTCGGCGGCGTTCTGGAACGCGATGGGCAACAACCTCAAGTTCTTCGCCATCCACATGCTGGTGCAGAACCCGATCGGCCTGGTGCTGGCGGCCCTGCTGTCGCTGCGCGGCTTGAAGCTGGCCAACGGCTATCGCACGGTGCTGTTCCTGCCCACGCTGTTGTCGGTGGTGATCATCGGCTTTGTCTGGCAGCTGATGCTGTCGCCGCTGTGGGGCGTCAGCGAAGGCCTGCTCACTGCGGTCGGGCTGGGCGACTGGTTTGCGCCGTGGCTGGGCGACGAGGGCACGGCGCTGGTGACCTTGTCGCTGATCTCGGTGTGGCAGTTCGTCGGCATTCCGATGATGCTGATCTATGCCGCGCTGATCGCGATTCCCGAAGACCTGATCGAGGCGGCGGTGGTGGACGGCGCCGGGCCCTGGCGCATCTTCTGGCGCATACGCATGCCTCTGATCCTGCCCACCTTGGGCGTGGTGACCATCCTCACCTTCGTGGCCAACTTCAATGCCTTTGACCTGATCTATTCGGTCAAGGGTGCCCTGGCCGGGCCGAACTATTCGAGCGACATCCTGGGTACGCTGTTCTACCGCACCTTCTTCGGCTTTCAGTCGCAGCCGGGCAACCCGACCCTGGGCGCGGCCGTGGCCACGGTGATGTTCCTGGTGATTCTGGGCGGCGTGGGCCTGTATTTCTACTTCGTGCAGCGCCGCCTGCAGCGCTTTGCCCTGTGAAAGCCGACATGCGTTCAAACCTGACACCGGCGGCCCGCGCGGCCGGCGTGCATGCCGTCCTGCTGGGCTACAGCCTGCTGACCTTGGCGCCGTTCCTGCTGGTGCTGATGAATGCCTTCAAGTCGCGCGCTGCGATCTTCGACGATCCGCTGGCCTGGCCAACCCTGCAGACCTTCACCACGGTGGGCTTCGAGCGCGTGCTGTCCAAGTCGGCGGTGCCGATGTACTTCGGCAACAGCGCCATCGTGACCCTGATCGCCCTGGTGTTGATATTGCTGCTGGGAGCTATGGCGGCCTGGGGCCTGAGCGAATATCAGTTCCGCACCCGGCGCGTGCTGAGCCTGTTCCTGGCCTTCGGCATCATGGTGCCGATTCGGCTGGGCACGGTCAGCATCCTTGAGCTGATGGTGAGCCTGGACCTGGTCAACACGCTGACCGCGCTGGTGCTGGTCTACACCGCCCAGGGGCTGCCGCTGGCAGTGCTGATACTGAGCGAATTCATGGCGCAGATTCCGCAGGACTTGAAGGATGCGGCCCGCTGCGATGGCGTCAGCGAGACACGCATCTTCTTCCAGCTGATCCTGCCACTGCTGCGCCCGGCCGTGGCTACCGTTGGCGTGTTCACGATGGTGCCGATCTGGAACGACCTGTGGTTCCCGCTGATCCTGGCGCCGGGCGACAGCACCCAGACCATCACCCTCGGGGTGCAGCAATTCATCGGCCAGTACACGACCGACTGGAATGCGGTGCTGGCGGCGCTGACCCTGGCGATCCTGCCGGTGCTGGTGATCTACGCCCTGTTCTCGCGCCAGCTGATTCGCGGCATCACCGCAGGCGCGGTCAAATAAATCTTGGAGTTCTCGAACAATGGCCAGAGTCACGCTGGACGCGGTGGGCAAGCGCTATGGCGCGGTGCCGGTTCTCAATCAGGTTACGCTGGACATCCAGGACGGCGAATTCGTCGTCCTGCTGGGCCCCTCGGGTTGCGGCAAATCGACGTTGCTGCGCATGCTCAGCGGGCTGGAAAGCATCAGCGAGGGCACCCTCAGTATCGACGGGCAGCGCGTCAACGACCTGCCGCCGGCCGACCGCGGCATTGCGATGGTGTTCCAGTCCTATGCCCTGTACCCGCATCTGAACGTTTACAAGAATATGGCCTTTGGCCTGCAGCAGCGTGTCAAGGACAAGGTGGCGATGCGCGAGCGCATCCTGGCCACGGCGGCCAAGCTGCGCATCGAGCACTTGCTGGAGCGGCTGCCGCGCGAGCTGTCGGGCGGGCAGCGCCAGCGCGTCGCCATCGGCCGTGCCATCGTGCGCCAGCCGCGGCTGTTCCTGTTCGACGAGCCGCTGTCGAATCTGGACGCCGAGCTGCGCCTGCAAACGCGGGCCGAGATTGCCCGTCTGCACCGCGAGCTGGGTATCACCACCGTTTACGTGACCCATGACCAGACCGAGGCGATGACCCTGGGTGATCGCATCGTCGTGCTGCATGGCGGCCGCGTGCAACAGGCCGGTGCGCCGCTGGAGCTCTACGAGCGCCCGGCGAACCGCTTCGTGGCCGGTTTCCTTGGCTCGCCGGCGATGAACATGCTGCCCTTGACGGTGCTGCGCCAGCAGGGGCAACAGCTGTCGCTGGGTTGGCCCGGGCGGGGCGAGCTGAACTTCCAGGTCAGTGCACCGACCCTGGGGCTGGGCGATACGGTGGAGCTGGGCCTGCGGCCCGAGCACCTGCGGCTGCAGGGGGGCGACGGCCTGTTGGAGTTGTGTGGCGAGGTCGATCTGCTGGAGCGCTTGGGCGACTCAACCCTGGTGCACCTGATCCGGCTGCGCGGCTTCGAGCACTTGCCCTCACTGCGTGTTGTGGCGCGGTTGGGCGCGCACGAGCGCCCCCGCCCTGGCGAACTGCTGACCCTGCACATCGATCCCGCCCACGCCCAGCTTTTCGCGCCGGACGGCAGCGCCTGTCGATAGCCATAGGATCGCCAGGAGATGGCCGAGGTCCCCGTGGTCAACCCTGATCGCCAAGCCCCTGGCATGGCCCTAAGATGCTGGGCAACAACGACAGGAGACTTGGCAATGAAATCCTTGGTGCTGAAGACCGGTCTGGTGCTCACGGCAGCGCTGGCCATGACGGCTGCCTCGGCCCAGGAGGTGACCCTGAAGGTGCACCACTTCTGGCCGCCGGGAGCCATGCCCCCGACCAAGATCCTGATGCCCTTTTGCGACAAGATCGCTGCCGAGTCCAACAACCGCATGAAGTGCCAGATCTACCCGGCGATGCAGCTCGGTGGCACGCCGGCGCAGCTGATCGACCAGGTGAAGGACGGCGTTGCCGACATCGTGTTCACTTTGCCCGGCTACACCGCAGGGCGCTTCCCGGTGATGGAGGTGTTCGAGCTGCCCTTCATGAGCAATTCGGCCGAGGCGGCCTCCAAGTCGGCCTGGGACTTCTACACCAAGTACGGCCAGAAGGAATTCACCGGCATCAAGCCGCTGATGTTTGCCACGCACGACGAAGGCTATCTGCACACGCGTGACAAGCAGGTCAAGACCATGGCCGACCTGAAGGGTCTGAAGCTGCGCGCGCCCACGCGCATGACCAACAAGCTGCTGGCCTCGCTGGGCGCCACGCCGGTGGCCATGCCGCTGCCCCAGGTGCCCGAGTCGGTCAGCAAGGGCGTGATCGACGGCTTCCTGCTGCCCTGGGAGGTGATTCCCTCGGTCAAGCTGCAGGAGATGGTCAAGTTCCACAGCGAGACCGACCACAGCCGCCCGGCGTTGTACACCTCGGTCTTCATCCTGGCGATGAACCCGGCCAAGTACATGAGCCTGCCGGCCGATCTGAAGGCCATCATCGACCGCAACAGCGGTGCCGGCCTGTCGGCCAGCGCCGGCAAGATCTGGGACGAAAGTCAGCCCCCAGGCCGCAAGACGGCCACCGATCGTGGCAACACCTTCTACACCATCCCGGCCTCCGAACTGGACGGCTGGGTCAAGGCCTCGGCAGGGCTGTACGATGAATGGGTATCCAATATGGATAAGGCCGGTCTGCCGGGCAAGCAGATGCTGCAGGATGCACGCGATCTGCTGGTGAAGTACAAAAAGCAGTAACCAGGCCCCGCCGCGCGCCATGCAGGAAGCAGTCGAACAAGCGGTCTCCCATCAGCTGGACACCAGCCGTTTCGGGCCTTGGGGCCAGGTATTGCTGCGGTTGAGCCAGTGGGCGGCGATCGCGGGCGGGCTGGTGTTCAGCGCGCTGGTGGCGATGTCCATCGTCTCCATCGTCGGGCGCAAGCTGATCTCGACGCCCATCCCCGGCGATGTGGAGCTGCTGCAGCTGTGCTCGGCCTTCGCAGCGGCCAGCTTCTTCGCCTGGTGCCATCTGAATCAGGGAGACGTCAAGGTCGATTTCTTTACCCACAAGGCAGGCCCACGGGTGGTGCATTCGCTGGACGCCCTGGGTTCGCTGCTGGTGGGTCTGTTTGGTGCGCTGATTGCCTGGCGCACGCTTGCCGGTGCGCTGTCGACCAAGGACAGCGGCGAGGTCACGATGATTCTCGGCTGGCCGCTGTGGCTGGGTCAGATCCTCATGGTGCCGGGTTTTGCCCTGCTGGCGCTGGCCGGCCTGTACATGGCGGCGCTGCACTGGCGGCTGCGCGGCCTGCCGGCGGCGGGGCCGGCGGCATGAGCGGCATCACCGTCGGCCTGACGATCTTCGCCATTCTGCTCGTGCTGCTGGTGATACGCGTGCCGATCGGCATCGCGATGTTCACCGTCGGCGCGGGTGGCTACGTCTACTTGCTGGGTGGCGAGACCCTGCCGCTGCTGAACTCGTTGAAGAATCTGGCCTACGCGCGGCTGTCGAACTACGACCTGGTGGTCATTCCGCTGTTCCTGCTGATGGGCCAGTTTGCCACCCATGGCGGCCTGAGCCGGGCGCTGTTCCGCTTCGTCAACGCCTTCATGGGCCACTACAAGGGCGGCGTGGCGATGGCCGCGGTGGGCGCCTGCGCCGGCTTCGGCGCGATCTGCGGTTCCTCGCTGGCCACTGCCGCGACGATGGGCCAGGTGACCCTGCCCGAGCTGAAGCGCTTCGGTTACGCCGGCAGCCTGTCCACCGGCGCGCTGGCTGCGGGCGGCACGCTGGGCATCATGATTCCGCCGTCGGTGCCGCTGGTGATCTACGCCATCCTGACGCAGGAGTCGATCGGCAAGCTGTTCATGGCGGCGGTGCTGCCGGGCATCATCGCGATGCTGGGTTATATGCTGGTGATCAAGATCATTGTCACCCTGCGTCCTCTGGATGGCCCGGCCGGTCCGCGCGTGCCCTGGGGCGAGCGGCTGAAGGCGACGGTCCAGGTGCTGCCGGTGCTGCTGGTGTTTCTGGTCGTGATCGTCGGCATCTACGGCGGCTGGGCCAACCCGACCGAGGCGGCGGCCATCGGAGCGGCGGCCTGCGGCCTGCTGGCGGTGTTCAGCGGCGGCCTGCGCATGCAGGGCCTGGTGCAGAGCGCCTTGGGCACGGCCCAGGCCACGGCGATGATCTTCCTTGTGCTGCTGGGCGCCGATATGCTGAATTCGGCGCTGGCGCTGTCGCAGATGCCCACCGAACTGGCGACCTGGGTCAAGGGCAGCGGGCTGTCGCCGCTGCTGGTGATGACGATGATTCTGCTGATCTACATCCTGCTCGGCTGCGTGATGGATTCGCTGGCCATGATCCTGCTCACCATCCCGATCTTCTATCCGGTCATCATGGGCCTGGACTTCTGGGGCCTGGGCCAGACCGACAAGTCGATCTGGTTCGGCATCCTGGCGTTGATGGTGGTCGAGATCGGCCTGGTGCATCCGCCGGTGGGCATGAATGTCTACATCATCAACCGCCTGGCCAAGGATGTGCCCCTGGTCGAGACCTTCAAGGGTGTGATGCCTTTTCTGGCCTCGGACTTCATCCGCATCGCAGTACTGCTCTTCTTTCCGGCTATCTCGCTGGTGTTGGTCAGGACGTTTGGCGGCTGAGCCCGGAGCGGCGGTTTCAACAAACCGTCATGTGCATGGTCTAGGCTGGCGGCTTCCAACAGCGGCCCCTGGGCATAGACCTCCATCGTGCAACACACAGGACTACCGAGCAGCGCCCATGCCGAGGCCCTTGCCGAGGTGGTGGAGGCAGGCGTCGATGTGGGGCGCCGGCACCAGTTCTTCGTCTGGTCGCAGGGCCGCATGCAGCAGTTGCTGCCGCACAGATTGCTGGTGTGCGGCGCCTACGACCGTGGCCGCAAGGCCTTGAGCTACGAGGTCTTCAACAGCGTTGCCCTTCCGGAATCGTTGATGGGGGCGCTGCTGGACGGCCAGAGCCCGATGATGCGCATGCTGGTCAGCCGCTGGGCCACGGGCCCGGGCCGTCTGGGCCGTGCACTGTCGCTGCCGGTGCACAGCGATGCCGGGCTGCCGCAGGATCTCTTGGTGGCCTGGAGCCGGGCCGGCATCGCCGAGTTGCTGGTACATGGCGTGTCACGCCCGCAGCGGCCGGATGAGCTCGAGACCCTGTTCTTGCTGGCCATGCCAGCGTCGTCGCAGGGGGAGGCCAAGCGGCGTCTGGCCCTGGATCTGCTGCTGCCCCATCTGCACCGTAGCTGGCTGCGTGTGCGTGCGGTGGAGCAGGACCTGCAGACGCGGCCGGCGATGCTGCAAGCAGCCGGCTTGCCTGCGGCTATCACCGAGCGGGAGCGCCAGATTCTCAGCGGCGTGCGCCAGGGCCTGAACAATCAGCAGATCGGCGACCAGCTCAACATCAGCCCCTACACCGTGAAGAACCATGTGCAGAAGATCCTGCGCAAGCTGGGCGCCAGCAACCGCGCCCAGGCACTGGCTTGTGCAATGCACCAGAACCTGCTGGAAGACGGTCGGATGGCCTGAGCGCCAGGGTGCCGGTCAGCGCGACTGCCGCAGACTGCGAGCCAGCGCAAGCGCCAGCAGACAGCCTAGCAACAGACCCACGGTATCGGCCAGCAGGTCGAGCCACTCGCCACTGCGATTGGGCACGTAGAGCTGGACGATCTCGATGCCGGCGCCCAAGGCCAGCAGGGCCAGCCACAGGCCCAGCAGACGCGCCCGGCTGCTGGCATAGCCGAAGAAGCCGCTCACCATCAGCGAGGCAAAGGCCAATGCGTGGTTGGACTTGTCCCAGCCGGTGTCGATCTGCCGGGGAGGTGAGGGCGACAGGGCCAGGTACAGCACCACCAGGGTCAGCAACAGGGTCAGGCGGCGCCACCAGGGCGCGGCGGCCGGCCCGGTGATGAGGCGGGACAGCAGAAGTCTTGCGGTCATCGGAAGCTGTTCGGGAAATGAAAACGGCGGGATAGCGGCCGCTATTGGAGCATGCCGCCATCCCGCCGTCGCCTTCAGGTCGCCTGTGGCTCAGCGCACCGGTTGGCCGTTGACCGTGCTGCCAGGGGTCAGCACGCTGGTGAAGGCGCCGGTACCGGTGGAGACGCTCTTCAGCTCCACGCCCTGGCCGGACGAGGTCAACCAAGACGTGGTCACGCCGCCGGAAGCGTCTGTCATCTCGTACTTGCAAGCGCCCCTGAAGGTGCCCGCCGGTACGGTGACATCCTCGTAGCCGATGAACTTGGTGGACTGGTTGATCGACGTGCTGACCGGGCCGAAAGTGATGTTGCCGGACGCGTCGTAGTTGGTGGAGTTGCCCGTGGTGCTCTGGGTATCGGTTTCACCCGGCTTGAGCAGGAACATGCGGCTGCGGATGGGCGGGGTGAAGGTGATGATATTGCTGCCCAGCCCCTGCGGCAGGATGGTTTTGGCACCGTAGTTCACCGCACCGTTGCTCAGGTCGGGGCTGTAGTACGAATAGGTCACCGCGCCGCTGGCGGCGGAGCCGCCGGCAAAGCTCATCTTCAGTTCCAGCACCGGGCTGATGCCCTGGAAGGTCGTCAGCTGGGTGATCTCCAGGTTGTTGACATCGTTGGTGATGGTCCCGCTGGAGTCGGTGTTCTGGTAGTTCAACACCTGCTTGGAGCCCACCACGAACACCGCCGGGTTGAAGCAGACACTTTGTGCCGCGGTCGGTACCGGCTGGGCTGGTGCGCCGTAGTCGGTCTTGGCACTGGTCACTGCCGCGGCCACTGCCAATGCGATACCAGGACCATAGGCGGTCAATTCAGCAGAAATCACCGAGGCGTTTAGCACGCCGTCGTCCTTCACGTCCTTGACCAACTGGGCGGTGAAGCTCAGCGCCGGTGCTGTCAACGTGGAGTTGAAGGCAACGGCGGCACGCGGGATTGCCGCCAGCAACGTGCCGTAACGCCCGGCGTGGGTGTTGGGCAGCGAGTTGGCCGCCGTGGTGTCGGCCACTGCCTCGGCATAGTTGGTGATGTCGGTGATGGCGTACTGGGCCGGCGTGCGCGCATTGAAGGCGGCAAGCACGGTGTTGTTGGCCGTGGTCATCTGCGCGGCCGTCAGGGCCGTGCTGGCGCCGAAGGTGGTCAGCGCGTACTGATAGGCCGCCTCGGTCAGCGGGTTGGCACTGACGTGGTGGGTCAGCGCGGGCACCAGCACATGCAGTTTCTGGCCGCCGAGGTTGATCCAGGCCTTCTTGGCCTCGTCGTAATACTCGCCGCCGCCGGAGCCGTCGTCGGCAAACTCGAGAATGATCGGGCCCTTGTAGGTCTTGGGATAGAGCGAAACCAGATTGTTGAGCAGGGGGGCCGAGCCGAGCACCGTGCCGTCGGGCTTGCTGACCGTGACCTTGACCTTGCGCATCTGGCCCAGGCCACCACCGCCGCCATCGCCGCCGCCGCTGCCGCCGTCACCGCCGACGCCGCCACCGTCGCCGCTGTCAACGGCGCAACTGGTGCCACAGGCTGCACCACCAGACAGGATCTCGAATTCGGGTGCCGGCGCAGGGGCCGGTGCGGGAGCTGGCGCTGGCGCTGGTGCCGGTGCCGGTGCGGGGGCCGGTGCAGGAGCGGGAGCTGGTGCGGGCGCTGGTGCAGGGGGCGCGCTGGCGACCGGGCTGTCACCGCCACCGCCGCCGCAGGCGGCCAGCGACATCACCAAGGCCATCCAGCCAATGCGCAGCATCGGATTCAGGACCGTATCCAGCTCGCTCTTCTGATCGTTCATGCTCTCGCTCCTTGCGCCTTGCCGGCGCTTTACTTGCGGTTGGGGGCCGACACGGCGGCCAATGGGAAATCGGAGATGCCGTTGGGCACGGCGGTGACCGGGGTCTGGCGGCCCTGGGTCAGTG
It contains:
- the ugpC gene encoding sn-glycerol-3-phosphate ABC transporter ATP-binding protein UgpC, encoding MARVTLDAVGKRYGAVPVLNQVTLDIQDGEFVVLLGPSGCGKSTLLRMLSGLESISEGTLSIDGQRVNDLPPADRGIAMVFQSYALYPHLNVYKNMAFGLQQRVKDKVAMRERILATAAKLRIEHLLERLPRELSGGQRQRVAIGRAIVRQPRLFLFDEPLSNLDAELRLQTRAEIARLHRELGITTVYVTHDQTEAMTLGDRIVVLHGGRVQQAGAPLELYERPANRFVAGFLGSPAMNMLPLTVLRQQGQQLSLGWPGRGELNFQVSAPTLGLGDTVELGLRPEHLRLQGGDGLLELCGEVDLLERLGDSTLVHLIRLRGFEHLPSLRVVARLGAHERPRPGELLTLHIDPAHAQLFAPDGSACR
- a CDS encoding sugar ABC transporter permease; the encoded protein is MKQKYSWHVVMFVAPALLVYGLFSAYPLLDTLRLAFYVSTPDGGRHFGGFANFLYLVRDPEWSAAFWNAMGNNLKFFAIHMLVQNPIGLVLAALLSLRGLKLANGYRTVLFLPTLLSVVIIGFVWQLMLSPLWGVSEGLLTAVGLGDWFAPWLGDEGTALVTLSLISVWQFVGIPMMLIYAALIAIPEDLIEAAVVDGAGPWRIFWRIRMPLILPTLGVVTILTFVANFNAFDLIYSVKGALAGPNYSSDILGTLFYRTFFGFQSQPGNPTLGAAVATVMFLVILGGVGLYFYFVQRRLQRFAL
- a CDS encoding ABC transporter substrate-binding protein, which produces MASATGQAAPPLAVDGASELNVLHWWTSSSERAAADHVAARMAELGLRWVDGAVAGGGGGAAVKVLNERTLRGRAPQVAQLNGQAMSEWAEMGLLLELDSVAQKRNWARILFPQVMAHLTVREHVVAAPLGIHRINNLYLNKAVFRQHRIELPTDWDGVEHAAQALRAAGVTPVAFSDEPWQVATVFETLLLGEAGPALYRRMVVQSDLQAFDDPALARAFKRLRDWRNLAVPLPSTGAPQPAHPAGPGERPWTELVADFAAGRSAMLIMGDWARGELGTLGLEGGRDFECRAVPGTAQAHLYSIDTLAMLAGNYAAQAEQEKMAELLGSAALQLGYNRIKGSVPVRRDVPVDELDICAQYSFRLFANPTTPRVPSLVHRMAFDEVGKSAIIETVHRFALDLSQTPAAAQRRLQGLLRALGAKPTKATP
- a CDS encoding TRAP transporter large permease yields the protein MSGITVGLTIFAILLVLLVIRVPIGIAMFTVGAGGYVYLLGGETLPLLNSLKNLAYARLSNYDLVVIPLFLLMGQFATHGGLSRALFRFVNAFMGHYKGGVAMAAVGACAGFGAICGSSLATAATMGQVTLPELKRFGYAGSLSTGALAAGGTLGIMIPPSVPLVIYAILTQESIGKLFMAAVLPGIIAMLGYMLVIKIIVTLRPLDGPAGPRVPWGERLKATVQVLPVLLVFLVVIVGIYGGWANPTEAAAIGAAACGLLAVFSGGLRMQGLVQSALGTAQATAMIFLVLLGADMLNSALALSQMPTELATWVKGSGLSPLLVMTMILLIYILLGCVMDSLAMILLTIPIFYPVIMGLDFWGLGQTDKSIWFGILALMVVEIGLVHPPVGMNVYIINRLAKDVPLVETFKGVMPFLASDFIRIAVLLFFPAISLVLVRTFGG
- a CDS encoding LuxR C-terminal-related transcriptional regulator — translated: MQHTGLPSSAHAEALAEVVEAGVDVGRRHQFFVWSQGRMQQLLPHRLLVCGAYDRGRKALSYEVFNSVALPESLMGALLDGQSPMMRMLVSRWATGPGRLGRALSLPVHSDAGLPQDLLVAWSRAGIAELLVHGVSRPQRPDELETLFLLAMPASSQGEAKRRLALDLLLPHLHRSWLRVRAVEQDLQTRPAMLQAAGLPAAITERERQILSGVRQGLNNQQIGDQLNISPYTVKNHVQKILRKLGASNRAQALACAMHQNLLEDGRMA
- a CDS encoding carbohydrate ABC transporter permease, with translation MRSNLTPAARAAGVHAVLLGYSLLTLAPFLLVLMNAFKSRAAIFDDPLAWPTLQTFTTVGFERVLSKSAVPMYFGNSAIVTLIALVLILLLGAMAAWGLSEYQFRTRRVLSLFLAFGIMVPIRLGTVSILELMVSLDLVNTLTALVLVYTAQGLPLAVLILSEFMAQIPQDLKDAARCDGVSETRIFFQLILPLLRPAVATVGVFTMVPIWNDLWFPLILAPGDSTQTITLGVQQFIGQYTTDWNAVLAALTLAILPVLVIYALFSRQLIRGITAGAVK
- a CDS encoding extracellular solute-binding protein, with the protein product MSLLCIGAAARAGTLTIESWRIDDKTLWEEVLIPAFQKKNPGVTVRFAPTAPTEYDSTINARLTGGTAGDMITCRPFDVSMGLYKKGQLERLDGKAPLDAFPASAKLAWQTDDGKESYCMPMASVMHGFFYNKKIFSELNLQPPVTEADFFKVLAAVKAQGKYTPLALGLADQWETHQIIFTSLGAAYWHGEEGRKGLISGKKKITDPEFVAAWEVMARLQPYLGKGASAQTYADSQSLFGLGRAAIYPAGSWDIAQFRGQGLDFGAFAPPVPKAGDKCQISDHTDIGIGVNPKSRNKDDAYKLLAWIASQEFADLYTNKVIGFFSLSNHLVAVMDPVAKQMMDWRKSCASTIRLNAQVLNRGRASLEADFWTVDSQVIAGKMTPRAAAEKIQSSLSKPAP
- a CDS encoding TRAP transporter small permease gives rise to the protein MQEAVEQAVSHQLDTSRFGPWGQVLLRLSQWAAIAGGLVFSALVAMSIVSIVGRKLISTPIPGDVELLQLCSAFAAASFFAWCHLNQGDVKVDFFTHKAGPRVVHSLDALGSLLVGLFGALIAWRTLAGALSTKDSGEVTMILGWPLWLGQILMVPGFALLALAGLYMAALHWRLRGLPAAGPAA
- a CDS encoding VanZ family protein → MTARLLLSRLITGPAAAPWWRRLTLLLTLVVLYLALSPSPPRQIDTGWDKSNHALAFASLMVSGFFGYASSRARLLGLWLALLALGAGIEIVQLYVPNRSGEWLDLLADTVGLLLGCLLALALARSLRQSR
- a CDS encoding TRAP transporter substrate-binding protein, which encodes MKSLVLKTGLVLTAALAMTAASAQEVTLKVHHFWPPGAMPPTKILMPFCDKIAAESNNRMKCQIYPAMQLGGTPAQLIDQVKDGVADIVFTLPGYTAGRFPVMEVFELPFMSNSAEAASKSAWDFYTKYGQKEFTGIKPLMFATHDEGYLHTRDKQVKTMADLKGLKLRAPTRMTNKLLASLGATPVAMPLPQVPESVSKGVIDGFLLPWEVIPSVKLQEMVKFHSETDHSRPALYTSVFILAMNPAKYMSLPADLKAIIDRNSGAGLSASAGKIWDESQPPGRKTATDRGNTFYTIPASELDGWVKASAGLYDEWVSNMDKAGLPGKQMLQDARDLLVKYKKQ